TGCATCACTCACCTCCTGGAGAATTACTGAGCTCCTCAGGTGCTGCCATCAACAGCTCCTGAGGCAGAAGAGTGAGTAATTCCAGGACTGACAAGCACAGGATCCTCCTCTAAATGGCTACAGGTAAGGATGGAAATTCCCTCATTATGGGAGCCCCCCTTTATTATGGTCAGCACATTACAGGCTCACAAATGGGCTCTGAGGGATGAGAGGAAGGAGGGTGTCTGGCTTCTGGTCGTTCCAATTTAGCTACAAGGGCAGTCTTCCAGTTAGTCTGCTGAAGCCCAGGCCCATCAGTAGGATGGACAGTGCAGCCCAACACAAAGCACAGATGGAAAAAGGGCAGGCTGCTGGCTGACAGAAGTAGGGAACAGTGAactcttcccagcccctggcctggctcagcagtgctgcagcaagCACAGGGATCAACGTGGGGTCCCAAGATACTCTCCCCACCCACGGCCCTAACTGGAGCATGCTTCCATGAGCAACCTCCAAAAAAatctgctcctctcctcctccttgtTCTCCCAGTTCACTGGGCTCCCTTTCCATCCCCAGTCTTCTGGTCTAGCAGTAGGGATGGAAGTGCCTCGTGCAAGCAGAGTCAAAGGCAGGGGAACACAGatgctccctgggaagcaccaGGAGCCTGAGGGACAATTCCCAGCCTCAGCTGATCCTCCCTCTTGATAAAGCCCTTTTCCTCAGCACTTTTAAGCACATAGGCAACACCAAGGATTTTGATATTTAATCCTGGTGTTTTGTGGGATGGGCTTGGTCCTGGAATCCATTTTGTAACTCTGTCAGCAAGGCAGGCTGTGACCTGTCCCCCACTGCTTTGTCAGCGATGTACGTGCCAGGAGATGGCAAGGCCAGGAAGCAGAACAGCCTCCAAAGGTGAGGATGGGTTGGTTACCTGGTGGGGTTACCTGTTGGCACAGGGGCAACACAGGGAGTCagagagccaggctggggctgggccagcAGCACTGACCAAACTGGCTGGGGCATCACTCAGCCAAGGTGAACCTCAGAGCTCCCAGTCAGCATGGGAGTCAGAGTTTCATCTACACATTATTTCCCCAGGATGTTACTCTCAAGCTTTTGCTTCAGGACCTACCCAGTAATCCTCTCCTCCTCCAAAAAGAGGGTTCTGTCAATGACTGGCTTCACACCCCTGTGataaaaagtgaaaacacaTAGGCTGTGTCAGATTGCACAGGGAGAGAGATGGGGAAAGTGAGTGGAAAGGTGAGCTCATGGTACAGCCACCCTAAAACTTTTATGTATGTCAAGGCCAAGAGCCCAGCTCCCAGGACCTGGAGAGCTCAGAGCAGTACTGCTGGCAGCTTTTGGAAATTGGACACAAAGCCTCAGTGAATCTGGAGACCTCCCATACTCCTGTGACCTTCCCATCTCACTgacctggggagcagcagcaatcccaggctggcagggccAATCTTCTCTTTGTGAGACACCTACTCCAGTGACATCCACTGCTGTCAGTGCCTTGGCACAAGGATGTAAGCAGACATCATCTTCTGGGATCTTTAAAATTCTTCTCTTTGTGAGACACCTACTCCAGTGACATCCACTGCTGTCAGGGCCTTGGCACGAGGATGTAAGCAGACATCATCTTCTGGGATCTTTAAAATTCAGCCTTGCAAAGCTCTTAGGATCAAAGTGCAGCTCTCCCTCAACAACTTAGCTGTGTCCTAAAACATTCCTCTCTTGAGATCGCCTCAGCTCACTGAATTATCAGGTTCAATCACCTGCCACATAAAGGGGATGAAGGTACATTTAACTTTAAAACTGCTCCCTAAAATCAAGGGTTTGCTCACAGTAGGCACTGAGAGAGCCCAAAGGGCATTTACTAAAAGCTAGAACTACTTGAGAAGTCTGGTCCAATCCATTAATCCTAGAAGATGTACTCTGGATCAGAGACTAAAACTTTTTTGGGCTATGCAAAGCTTGAATTAAGTTCTAGATCCCTGTTCTGCTGACACCACACAAAGGGTGATGCCAATACACCTAGTCTTACACCCAGATCAAAACACTACAGTTCATTCCCAAACCTTGGAGCTTCTAATGAGGACTGATGGACTGCCCCAGTCACTCCATGAGGCCTGGCTGCCTGCCCAGCAGGCAGTGAGCACCACAAGCCCACTGTCTGTCATCCAAGAGTGCAAACCTTTCTCAAGCTACACACTGGCTCAGGCTCTCTAGGTCAATTCTGGCACCTTCATGAGGGGCTTCAAACCAGCTTTTCTGCAGTTCAGACTCTGGGAAAAAACCTCAGACCACCAACAGGTCTCTGCTGACCATAAGTAGAGCACCCAGCCCTCTCAGGAGATGAGGACAGCACGGTATCAGGACACAGAGGACACAGCCATCTCCTGTTACAGTAAATGTGTGGTGGGAAGAACAGCACCACTAACATGCCATGTAAATCAGTCATCTAAATTAGAATACACAAATCCACTCCAGAAAAGTTTAATGTGGGTTCCTGGGGCATCatagtctaaaaaaaaaaaaaaaaccacaaaaaaccaataaaccccaaaacaaacaaaaaaagccaaacaaaatacagtacaaagaaaaaaggcaaacagaattccccagtatttaaaataatgaaatgtaTCAAAACTCCATCTGTTACAAGGCTGCAcatcacagcagctgctggaggaagcAGTACCAGCCTGAGGACCAGGAGGCTTCACCTCCCGGAGATAGCTTGGAATAAGCAGCACCCAACCAGCAAACCTGGCTCCTTAGGGAACTAGCAAGACTCCCTGAAAGGAAAAGGGCAGAACTTTGTAGTACATTGAGCTGCCCAAGATCCTTGCTGGGAGATGAACCAGACTGGCTGAACCCACAGTGCTGAAGCTCTGTGAGAGCACATATCCTGGGAGGAGTGGTACCTTCAGTGGTACCTTCCAGCAGATTCCACCAACTGCATGCCAAAACCTACTCCTCTGAGAAATCCTGGTATGAGAGGAAGAGCCATTTTAACAGCCAGTCGGTGACCAGGAAGGGCTTGAGACACACCATGCTACTAGCTGGGAACAGGAACAAGCAATGGATCTTGAGTTAAGTGGTCAGCCCAGTACACAGTGCCAGGGATGTCTGTGGTACCCTGTGTCCCATTTAGTCTTTGGATTGAAGAATTTTAGCATAATTTAGGCAAGAACCTCTGCTCTGGTCTCTGCCTCAACCCCATCCCATTCAAAGCAGGGCCAACTTCAACATATAATTAGTTCAGGGCCTTCTCCAGATAAACACCGAATTATCTCCAATGATAGAGATCTCAGGACTTCAGCACATCCACAGTAAGCAATGCATGGGCCATGGCAGTACTTCTGCTGTACTTGGGCTACAGAGCAGCCACCTTGGAGCCAAGGGAGAGCTGCTTTCCTTCCATCTATCAATCCTCATGACAACAGTCTAATTTGATATGGCCCCTCCACCTAAGGGCAGTGACCAATGGCTGTTCCACTCCACTGCAGGGCTGCTACAAATCACTCATTTCCATAGGTACTATACTCCAAAGGCAGCCAAATCTCCCTGATGTGCAGCCCAACATGACAATAACCATGAGAACTGAGGGAAAAGCTGAAGGAGCACTTCTCCAAATAATGGAAAACAGAGATTCCTATGGAGAACAAAACTGTGTGCTTGGAGGAGGACCTACGTCAACAAAGAACCAGCTGATGTCAGACAGCCTCAAAAATATAACAAACATTAAGTAACTCAGGTGCTCAGTAAACACTGCAGGCATTACAGTGCCATCATGAAGAAGCTAAGATTACACTCGGAGAACATGCCAAGACATTTAAAGCCTGCTGGGAAGCAATAAAACCTTTGCTGACACAATTCCATGGACTCCCCAACAAACGTTAAATATGAGCAGTGAATCTGCAGATCTGGATGCCCGCTGAAAAACTGAGATAAATAGAGGAGTGGTGGGAAGGGCTGAGAGACTTTCTTCTCCTTGCCACTTGCCTCACAGAGAAGAGAAACACCTCTTCCTAGGTGCTGGCAAAGGGCCCTCTCCTGGGGCATGTGCACCAGACCAGGTGAGcctgctgtccccacactgCCCTGACATGTGCACATATAAAGGCTGAGACAACCTCCAGACCATAGGAATCACCATATTTCCTGCTGTGATCCCAGCAGGAGCACAAAGCACCCCCAAAGGCTGGTGAGGTGCCTCCAGGAGCTGACAACAGCCTGGCCTGCAGCCCCTGTGGTACAGCCCCCACGCGTGGGGAGGAACGTGTGCCCAAACCCCGCGGGTCAGGCGGATGGAAGGGCAGGCTCTGGACATCCAGGACGGTGGCAGGGAGCCGGGCATCCCGCGGCCCGGCCCCAGGCAGGCACGCagagagcaggcagggcaggagcacagcGGTTTATTGGCAACACGAGCAgaggcggcggcggtggcggtgggCCCCGAGCGGGGTGAGGGGCGGCGGTGctgcggcggcggggccggggccgccccggaCCTATGTCAGCGTCTCTCCCTTGGTGACCTAcgggaaaaggaaaagcctcaAGCAGGGCCGGCCCCGGGCCCAGCCCGCACCCGGCCCACCGCCCCGCTGCTCACCCGGGCTTCGATGTACTCGATTCTCCGCTCCAGCGCCGTCAGCTTCTCGTTGAGGGTGGCCAGCCGGGACCGGCACGACATGTCTGCGGGGAGGCGGCAGTGAGACACCGCGGGCCGCCgcacagccctgcccggcccgcccgcaacccccgccccgcgccctcACCGAAAGAGTTGAGGAAGTCCGCGATTTTCTTGATGGAGCTGGTGATCACCTCGATGTACTCGCGGTTGGCCCAGTCCTGGTGGATCTCCCGCTGCACCGGGTCCTCCTGCACCGACatggccgccgccgccgccgcgcctgCGCGGGAGCCGCGCCCCGCCTGGTGCCCGCCGCCTCAGGGCCGCGCTgccgcgggcccggccccgccgcgctcctCGCTGTCCTCCGTGTCGCTGCCGCTCGGCTCCTGCGGGACGCGCCGCCGTCAGCCCCGCCGCTGCaccccgcccgcccccgcccgcgAGAGGCGCAGCCCCTTGAGTACCTCCTCCGCGGGGCCCTCCGCCGAGTTCTCCGAGTCCTCATCCGAGCCTCTCTCCTCAGAGGCCTGAGTCAAAATTTCTTCTCCCTAAGTTGAACACAAGATCTGTACTGAGTGTATGAAGCGGCCAAAGCGTGCCAGGGTGGGATGGAAGAAAAGGGCATTTTGCTGTCTTcttaaataaaaagttttaGAGTTAAATAAAGTCAGGTTTTGTTTAACTGTCCTGCTTCTACAGTGAGGTGAAGAGCCAGAAATGGCTTCTTTTAAAGCCACACATGACAGTGTGTGAAGGTGTTCAAGTGACCTTTATCTCTGCCCTCTTGTGCATGTATAGTTCTTGCCACAGAACTGCCAA
The Taeniopygia guttata chromosome 12, bTaeGut7.mat, whole genome shotgun sequence DNA segment above includes these coding regions:
- the BRK1 gene encoding protein BRICK1, producing MSVQEDPVQREIHQDWANREYIEVITSSIKKIADFLNSFDMSCRSRLATLNEKLTALERRIEYIEARVTKGETLT